The sequence acagaataacacaaagaaagaatatTACAATAAGGCCTTACGGAGAGATCGCAcgttttcagcaaagcatggctgtctttacccagatgtctctctCATCACAGCTGCAAGATTTTTATACCATCTagttcaaagcttactgactgtgccttcccctTTTGCCATCTGGtgctgtaaatcagccaagctcccttgtggtatcTATAGTATGCCCAAAAGTTGacctttattgctttattgtccctacagccagcttttactgcttgcagctgttgaGAACTTCATAACCTCTGTTTctctgtttcacccttgttccatcctcaatctcagtttaatgttctcacatgcaaactaaactaaaagcatgaaagtacatgattttaattctcaacacaaCCCTACCCtgtttctggtggaaacagttTTGCTCCATTGCTTACTCAGAGGAAGGGTTGCATTGACTTGATGCGGTCTGCCATTTTCCTTAATTAGATCACTTTTTCATAAGTGGCCTGAGCCTCATTGCTTGGGATGGCTTCTTTTGATTTAATAAGATTGCTGTTTCACTTAACACGAATATTACTGTTACCGCTGAAATTATTggacattactttgtgttgtgaggttttaatatattaataaaaatagatttttatagaaaacaaaataatgaaacattacTGTTCAGTTGACTGCTCTTATTCCTTGAAAATTATTTATGATTTAgtttagaaatgttttgcaTTGTAAGAACCTGAACGATCAGCTTTTTAAGTCAATAATGAAcacaccatcatgtttcatttGATGCATGCATTTATTATCTAGTCATtactaagttttttttttaatcagtttttcacaaaatgcataaaaataatgCCACTGGTACACCAGTAAAACATGTTCCCTCCTATAATTACAAGCAAACACCCCACACTTGATTGCACATTCAGCAATTAAAGGTTTTCAGCGGTTCACAGCCTGTATTTATAGTTGAGGTGTTCAGAGATCCAAGTTCAGCCACGCATACTCCAACATACGCACTCACAGACACACATTCAAGCAGCTGCTGTACAAGATGAACTCCAAGGTAAAATTTACACTTAATACTTTACATGCATAACCAGATGAGACAGAATTCCTTGGTCCACAGTTGTTAAATCCATGAATTACTTTGGCAAAAGTCTCTTTTTTGAGTGGACTCTATTAAAATCAGACAACAATTATTCAGGAACTTGTCCACAGACTTGAAGACGTCGTGATTAAGACACATGGTCCTTAAGCAGCTGTTGAGACTTCTGTCTTGCTTGTTGACACTGAGGTCTCGTCTTCCACCATGCCACCCATTCCAATGGTGCTGAGCATGCAATTACGGAACTGAAAGGCAGAGCAAGGAGAATTTTTAAGAAAGTGCATataaatacttaaaaatgtAGGTTGTGGAGTCTGTAGAATATACCAACCTGTTTGTTCATCAGGACATAGATAACAGGGTTGTACAGGGCTGAGCTCTTTGCAAAAAAAGCAGGTAGGGCAGCAGTCAGAGCTGTGAAAGATGCTCCTTTGTTCAAAAAGATCCAGCCAGCAAAGGTTGCATATGGCGTCCAAGCTACCAAGAAGCCCAACACCATCAAGACACACATACGCGTTACTTCCTTCTCAGCTTTCTGTGTAGAAGCGGAGTCCTGCTGCTGAGCTGCGGCCTGCAGAGTTTAATAAGGTTATTAAACAATTGCAAAGGTGTTTCAGTAAGTTCGTAAGAACTTGATCACAAAGAATTGCTGTGAGAGGTAACTTGTGTAAATTTCACTTACGGCTTTGACTGTCAGGACAAGGCTTCCATAGGCGAAGAAAATCAGGAAAACAGGAATGAAGAAGTGAACAACAAACATGTAGATGACATAAGATTCGTTGTTGAATCCTGGGGCCAAGGTGTAGTAGTCAGGTCCACAGGAACACTGCATGCCTTCTGGAATGTACCtgtcaaataataaaacatgatgTATTTATTTGAGGATTTATGTAGTGGTTTACTTCTCTTTTTCTTGCAGTCTTAGTAAATTAAAAGCTACAGAAATCTTGATTAAATAATTTTGGGTCAAGCAAAGGTTTACCTGGACCACCCAAAAAGTGGGGGTGCCGCACAAGCAAGAGCCATGATCCAGGTGGAAAGGACTCCAGCTCCGGCGTGAGTTCCAGTGAATTTGAAGCTGCCCATGGGTTTGCACACAACAATGTATCTCTCAATAGCCAGAACAACCAGGGACCAGAGAGCAACTTCAcctgcagagacagaaaatacaatacatcattaaatgttgaccaatgactgaaacaTGATTCCAGATTCATTTTTAGGGCCTTTCGTCTCACCTCCAAGTGTTGCCATGAATCCCTCAATACCGCAGAAGGTGGGTCCGAGGATGAAGTAACCATTTAAAGCAGATGTGATGGTGATGGTGAAACCGAAGCAGCACATGATGAGCCCGGCCACGGCCAAGTTCACCAGGATGAAGTTGAGTGGTTGCCGTAGCTTTTTGTTCTGAGCTGTTACAAACAACGTTAGACCGTTGATGGGAGTTCCGGTGCAGATCAGGAAGAACATGTAGAAGGCTAGGAGCTTGTAGATCATTGGGTCCACCATGTAGTACTGCGGGTATTCAAAGGGACTTCTGACAATGCCGGTTTTGTTGGACATTGGGATGTAGAAGTTATTGCCCTCAGTGCCATTGGGCTCGTATCCGCCATCCCAGCCCATCTTTGGTTGTCTTGTGTGTGGGAGATTTAGCTAATAGAAGTGCCAAAAGCCTCAGAGTGGTAAATGCCAACCCTACACTGGCAGTTTACGTGGACGCGGATGTTTTATACCTCCTCAGGGTTATCCCCACATTAGTAAAATTAGATTACGGGAGGATTGTGAGGAAGTGATCAGCTCAAATCTGACGGATAATTGACTTTAAGAAAGCACcgcaggacaatgaccttagGGTTAAATATCTTCCTTCTGACTGACATCCAGCCTACAATTCCTGATACATCACTGTCCTCCTTCTTCAGTTTAAATTTTTCTGGAAATGGTTGCATTGCAATGCACACCTTATTTCCAATGCCAGAaattacatataaaaatataaatgggAATTGCAATataaactattatttactgATTTGATTTATATGTAATAGATTTAAAATATAGCACACTTACCGTTATAATCATACTATGAAGTTTTTTGTAAATTTCCTCAGTTTATGAAGAATCAAGgctgatgaaaatgaaagattttgagatgttcaaaaataattaattgaaCTTGGGAATTTTAGTTACATGTCACATGAAAATTTACATCATGCTATTTGACAGGAATTATTTTCAGACAACAAAGGTCCCATCGGATTTCTTTAGCTGAGCTAGCACCCCTCACTTGCATTTATAATCTTTAGTGAGCACAATGCCAGACAGACTGAGGGATCAGACAAAGTCCAGGCATTCACTCCTCATCTGTTAATGACGGAGgagaaagttttgtttttgtttgtggagGGCTTGCATCTTATAACGCAAGGAGATATGACTATGGTAAAGCCGCAATTGCAATTTCTATATTGATGGTGTTAAATCTTTCAATTTTTAAAGTGTTTGATTTTCATTAAATTTTCAGATCAGCTTCAACTTATTCAGCCAGAAGGAGCTTACCCTTTCTACAGtcccttgaaaaagtatttgccctctcacagatttcttctgtttcacttttttgtcacactaacagaagaaatctgcaagGGGTAAACAcgttttttcacagcactataAGTGAGGTTGAAAGGTGAAGTCCCTGGAGAGGAATTAAGAGGTAGAAGAAATGGGAGACTACTTCTATACAGTAAACATAGAGAATTTATCCCAGAATTAACTGTTTACTACAGTGTGTTAAAGTTTTAGCAGTAAAACTGTACAGGGCTGCCTGTGCTTGACACAGAAAGGCATCAGTGGAGGAAATTTGATACAAGCAGTTTGTCCCTGATTCCTTAGCTAAAtttatgaaaatacaaaaaataacccAATGTGTCAGGCAGGTAATGGTAGCCTAATTATCACAGACAATGTTATTCCCAGAGAAAACCTAGCATTTAGCAGATGATTTATGGAAGGGTGATGCATCTCTCAGGTCCTGTGTCAGGTCTTTTTCAGGGCTTAGCCTGAACGACTATTGACAAGATCACTTTAAAAAGATTAGTAGAAAGTCGGTCTGCTTTAAAGGAAATGTGTGTTATTAGAGGTGggttaaaacttttatttttaatgttttctctgtACAGTTGTCTCACTTTTATTAGTTTGTTCTGGGAGAGTTTGATTTATTATGTGAATGCATTGTAAACTACTGGAAATACTAAATCGGATGCCAggatttcatccatccattcattgtctataccagtttgtccttgcagggtcgcaGAGTTGCTggggcctatctccagcggttaTCTGGAGAAAGGTGACAGGTCactagtccatcacagggccacacagagacacacaggacaaacaatgacacatgcacacattcattcctAACGGCAGTATAGAGTTACCATTTAACCTCCTGCTACAGTCCCAAAACAGCAGACTGTGGGATGAAGCTGGAGTACCAAGAGAGGACTCACACATGCACggaaagaacatgcaaacttcattaAGAAAGGGTCCAGGCAAACCCAGGGTCTTCTTGCTGCTTGGCA comes from Girardinichthys multiradiatus isolate DD_20200921_A chromosome 20, DD_fGirMul_XY1, whole genome shotgun sequence and encodes:
- the LOC124857040 gene encoding green-sensitive opsin-like encodes the protein MGWDGGYEPNGTEGNNFYIPMSNKTGIVRSPFEYPQYYMVDPMIYKLLAFYMFFLICTGTPINGLTLFVTAQNKKLRQPLNFILVNLAVAGLIMCCFGFTITITSALNGYFILGPTFCGIEGFMATLGGEVALWSLVVLAIERYIVVCKPMGSFKFTGTHAGAGVLSTWIMALACAAPPLFGWSRYIPEGMQCSCGPDYYTLAPGFNNESYVIYMFVVHFFIPVFLIFFAYGSLVLTVKAAAAQQQDSASTQKAEKEVTRMCVLMVLGFLVAWTPYATFAGWIFLNKGASFTALTAALPAFFAKSSALYNPVIYVLMNKQFRNCMLSTIGMGGMVEDETSVSTSKTEVSTAA